From the Streptomyces syringium genome, one window contains:
- a CDS encoding Lrp/AsnC family transcriptional regulator, whose translation MATRSADPKGVQGTPPIDAVSLAIIEQLQEDGRRPYAAIGKAVGLSEAAVRQRVQKLLDQGVMQIVAVTDPLTVGLRRQAMVGINVEGDLDPVADALTAMDEVEYVVMTAGSFDLLIEIVCEDDDHLLEMINKRIRTLPGVRSTESFVYLKLRKQTYTWGTR comes from the coding sequence GTGGCCACTCGTAGCGCAGATCCGAAAGGCGTGCAGGGCACGCCGCCGATCGATGCCGTCTCCCTGGCGATCATCGAGCAGCTCCAGGAGGACGGGCGCCGCCCGTACGCGGCGATCGGCAAGGCCGTCGGCCTCTCCGAGGCCGCGGTCCGGCAGCGCGTACAGAAGCTTCTCGACCAGGGCGTCATGCAGATCGTCGCCGTCACCGACCCGCTCACCGTGGGACTGAGGCGGCAGGCGATGGTCGGTATCAACGTCGAGGGCGACCTCGACCCGGTCGCCGACGCCCTGACCGCGATGGACGAGGTGGAGTACGTCGTCATGACCGCGGGCTCCTTCGATCTCCTCATCGAGATCGTCTGCGAGGACGACGACCACCTCCTGGAAATGATCAACAAGCGCATCCGGACCCTTCCGGGTGTGCGCTCCACCGAAAGCTTCGTCTACCTCAAGCTCCGCAAGCAGACCTACACATGGGGAACCCGATAG
- a CDS encoding TetR/AcrR family transcriptional regulator, translated as MPAAQEPTDREPTAVRPRRGLAEKRRSITRAARTVFARDGFTRASVDAIAAEAGVSKRTIYNHFTDKEELFRSVLIESASSVAAWHREMLGRHLDRITDLERDLTAFGLDWASPPREFADHFALVRQIHAEAGHLPPDVIEAWQETGPRAAFRGLSHRLGELADEGLLDVDDPDLAARHFALLAVSDVSQKSLFGALEMPEAEIDSIVATGVRTFLRLYGPGSAA; from the coding sequence ATGCCCGCAGCACAGGAGCCGACGGACCGGGAGCCGACGGCCGTGCGCCCGCGCCGCGGCCTGGCGGAGAAACGCCGGTCGATCACCCGGGCGGCCCGCACGGTGTTCGCGCGCGACGGCTTCACCCGGGCGAGCGTGGACGCCATCGCGGCGGAGGCCGGGGTGTCCAAGCGCACGATCTACAACCACTTCACGGACAAGGAGGAGCTGTTCCGCTCCGTCCTCATCGAGAGCGCCTCGTCCGTCGCCGCCTGGCACCGGGAGATGCTGGGCCGCCACCTCGACAGGATCACCGACCTGGAGCGGGACCTCACCGCCTTCGGGCTCGACTGGGCCTCGCCGCCGCGGGAGTTCGCGGACCACTTCGCGCTCGTGCGCCAGATCCACGCGGAAGCGGGCCATCTGCCCCCGGACGTCATCGAGGCCTGGCAGGAGACGGGCCCCCGGGCGGCCTTCCGCGGGCTGTCCCACCGCCTGGGCGAGCTGGCCGACGAGGGGCTGCTCGACGTCGACGACCCGGACCTCGCGGCGCGCCACTTCGCCCTGCTGGCCGTCTCGGACGTCAGCCAGAAATCGCTCTTCGGCGCCCTGGAGATGCCCGAGGCCGAGATCGACTCGATCGTCGCCACGGGCGTCCGTACGTTCCTGCGGCTGTACGGGCCGGGCAGCGCGGCCTGA
- a CDS encoding glycerophosphodiester phosphodiesterase, whose protein sequence is MGAGAVPAAPATAFTAVAHRGDPYVHRENTLPSIRSALRAGAGAVEIDVRLTRDGVPVLLHDADLWRLWRHDVRLSAISAAELRELTDGELPTLREALADSGTGRLFIDLPDASAVTETVAEVHASGAADRVYYCGGPASMLAVRRADAEAETALSWTSVAPPRATLLAELRPRWLNYRFGLVGPELVARNHADGLLVSAWTADTRFTMRRLLAAGVDAITTNRIDALRSLMPG, encoded by the coding sequence ATGGGGGCGGGCGCCGTACCGGCCGCCCCCGCCACCGCGTTCACCGCCGTCGCCCATCGCGGCGACCCGTACGTCCACCGCGAGAACACCCTTCCCTCGATCCGCTCAGCACTGCGGGCCGGGGCCGGGGCGGTGGAGATCGACGTCCGGCTGACCCGCGACGGTGTGCCCGTGCTGCTGCACGACGCGGACCTGTGGCGGCTGTGGCGCCACGATGTGCGCCTCTCCGCGATCTCGGCCGCCGAACTGCGCGAACTGACCGACGGCGAGCTGCCGACCCTGCGTGAGGCGCTCGCCGATTCCGGCACCGGGCGGCTGTTCATCGATCTGCCGGACGCCTCGGCCGTCACCGAGACCGTCGCCGAGGTGCACGCGAGCGGCGCCGCCGACCGCGTGTACTACTGCGGCGGCCCGGCCTCGATGCTCGCCGTCCGCCGCGCGGACGCGGAGGCGGAGACCGCGCTCTCCTGGACCAGCGTCGCCCCGCCCCGCGCGACGCTGCTCGCCGAGCTGCGTCCGCGCTGGCTCAACTACCGCTTCGGGCTGGTCGGCCCGGAGCTGGTCGCCCGCAATCACGCCGACGGGCTGCTGGTCTCGGCGTGGACGGCGGACACCCGCTTCACCATGCGGCGGCTGCTGGCCGCCGGTGTGGACGCGATCACCACGAACCGCATCGACGCCCTGCGCTCGCTGATGCCGGGCTGA
- a CDS encoding aspartate aminotransferase family protein: MGNPIAVSKDLSQTAYDHLWMHFTRMQSYENAPVPTIVRGEGTYIFDDKGKRYLDGLAGLFVVQAGHGRVELAEAANKQAQELAFFPLWSYAHPKAIELAERLANYAPGDLNKVFFTTGGGEAVETAWKLAKQYHKLTGNHTKYKVISRAVAYHGTTQGALSITGLPALKAPFEPLVPGAHKAPNTNLYRAPIHADDPEAFGRWAADQIEQQILFEGPDTVAAVFLEPVQNAGGCFPPPPGYFQRVREICDQYNVLLVSDEVICAFGRLGTMFACDKFGYVPDIITCAKGMTSGYSPLGATIVSDRIAEPFYKGDATFLHGYTFGGHPVSAAVALANLDIFEREGLNQHVLDNESAFLSTLSKLHDLPIVGDVRGNGFFYGIELVKDKATKESFTSEECERLLYGFVSKKLFENGLYCRADDRGDPVIQLSPPLTADQSTFDEIEQIVRGVLTEAWTKI; this comes from the coding sequence ATGGGGAACCCGATAGCCGTGAGCAAGGACCTCTCCCAGACGGCGTACGACCACCTGTGGATGCACTTCACCCGCATGCAGTCGTACGAGAACGCCCCCGTGCCGACCATCGTCCGCGGCGAGGGCACCTACATCTTCGACGACAAGGGCAAGCGCTACCTCGACGGTCTCGCCGGACTCTTCGTGGTCCAGGCCGGCCACGGCCGCGTCGAGCTCGCCGAGGCGGCCAACAAGCAGGCGCAGGAACTGGCCTTCTTCCCCCTGTGGAGCTACGCCCACCCCAAGGCCATCGAGCTGGCGGAGCGACTGGCGAACTACGCTCCCGGCGATCTGAACAAGGTCTTCTTCACCACCGGCGGCGGCGAGGCCGTCGAGACCGCCTGGAAGCTGGCGAAGCAGTACCACAAGCTCACCGGCAACCACACGAAGTACAAGGTCATATCCCGGGCCGTCGCCTACCACGGCACCACCCAGGGCGCCCTGTCCATCACCGGCCTGCCGGCGCTGAAGGCCCCCTTCGAGCCGCTGGTCCCCGGCGCCCACAAGGCCCCGAACACCAATCTGTACCGCGCTCCGATCCACGCCGACGACCCCGAGGCCTTCGGCCGCTGGGCCGCCGACCAGATCGAGCAGCAGATCCTCTTCGAGGGCCCCGACACCGTCGCGGCCGTCTTCCTGGAGCCCGTGCAGAACGCGGGCGGCTGCTTCCCGCCGCCCCCCGGCTACTTCCAGCGGGTGCGCGAGATCTGCGACCAGTACAACGTGCTGCTCGTCTCGGACGAGGTCATCTGCGCCTTCGGCCGTCTCGGCACGATGTTCGCGTGCGACAAGTTCGGCTACGTCCCGGACATCATCACCTGCGCCAAGGGCATGACGTCGGGCTACTCCCCGCTCGGCGCCACCATCGTCTCCGACCGGATCGCCGAGCCGTTCTACAAGGGCGACGCGACGTTCCTGCACGGCTACACCTTCGGCGGCCACCCGGTCTCCGCAGCGGTCGCGCTCGCCAACCTCGACATCTTCGAGCGCGAGGGCCTCAACCAGCACGTGCTGGACAACGAGTCGGCGTTCCTGTCGACCCTGTCCAAGCTGCACGACCTGCCGATCGTCGGTGACGTCCGGGGCAACGGCTTCTTCTACGGCATCGAGCTCGTGAAGGACAAGGCCACCAAGGAGTCGTTCACCTCCGAGGAGTGCGAGCGGCTGCTCTACGGCTTCGTGTCGAAGAAGCTCTTCGAGAACGGCCTGTACTGCCGGGCCGACGACCGCGGCGATCCGGTCATCCAGCTCTCGCCGCCGCTGACGGCCGATCAGTCGACGTTCGACGAGATCGAGCAGATCGTCCGCGGCGTGCTCACCGAGGCCTGGACGAAGATCTGA
- a CDS encoding NADAR family protein, whose amino-acid sequence MGNASVPAPGAVADGPRSVAELRAVLARGERVKYVYFWGHRPRRDGSAGPGCFSQWWESPFSVDGVVYATAEHWMMAGKARLFGDAEAEARVLAAGHPKQAKDAGRSVRGFDEETWRRHRFALVVGGSVHKFAQHPELSAYLLGTGDRVLVEASPLDRIWGIGLAADDERAQDPGRWLGENLLGFALMEARQRLAAAGNTSGAGPGGAGI is encoded by the coding sequence ATGGGCAACGCGTCGGTCCCGGCGCCGGGAGCGGTTGCCGACGGTCCGCGTTCGGTCGCGGAACTGCGGGCGGTGCTCGCCCGTGGGGAGCGCGTGAAGTACGTCTATTTCTGGGGCCACCGGCCGCGCCGGGACGGCAGCGCGGGGCCCGGTTGCTTCAGCCAGTGGTGGGAGTCGCCGTTCTCGGTGGACGGTGTCGTCTACGCCACGGCCGAGCACTGGATGATGGCGGGCAAGGCCCGGCTCTTCGGTGACGCGGAGGCGGAGGCCCGGGTGCTGGCGGCGGGCCACCCCAAGCAGGCCAAGGACGCGGGCCGTTCGGTGCGCGGATTCGACGAGGAGACGTGGCGGCGGCACCGGTTCGCGCTGGTGGTCGGGGGAAGCGTCCACAAATTCGCCCAGCACCCGGAATTGAGTGCCTATCTGCTCGGCACCGGGGACCGGGTATTGGTGGAGGCCAGTCCCCTCGACCGGATCTGGGGCATCGGCCTGGCCGCCGACGACGAGCGGGCACAGGACCCCGGCCGGTGGCTCGGGGAGAATCTGCTGGGCTTCGCGCTGATGGAGGCCCGTCAGCGGCTGGCGGCCGCCGGGAACACGAGCGGGGCGGGCCCGGGCGGCGCCGGCATATAG
- a CDS encoding gamma-aminobutyraldehyde dehydrogenase: MTTELRRLRNYIAGEFRDAADGRTTEVVNPATGEAYATAALSGAADVDAAMAAAEEAFPAWRDLVPAERQKVLLKIADAFEARAEELIAAESENTGKPIGLTRSEEIPPMVDQIRFFAGAARLLEGRSAGEYMEGLTSIVRREPIGVCAQVAPWNYPMMMAVWKFAPALAAGNTVVLKPSDTTPASTVLIAEIIGGVLEELGHPKGVFNVICGDRETGRLMVEHPVPAMASITGSVRAGMQVAESASKDLKRVHLELGGKAPVVVFEDADIAKAVEDIAVAGYFNAGQDCTAATRVLVHESIHDEFVTALAKAATDTRTGAPDDEDVLYGPLNNANQLKQVSGFIERLPAHAKVEAGGHRVGEKGFFYAPTVVSGLKQDDEIVQHEVFGPVITVQPFTDEAQAVTYANGVEFALASSVWTKDHGRAMRMSKKLDFGCVWINTHIPLVAEMPHGGFKKSGYGKDLSAYGFEDYTRVKHVMTSLD; the protein is encoded by the coding sequence GTGACCACCGAGCTGCGTCGTTTGCGCAACTACATCGCGGGGGAGTTCCGGGACGCCGCCGACGGCCGCACCACCGAGGTGGTCAACCCGGCCACGGGCGAGGCGTACGCCACCGCCGCGCTGTCCGGAGCCGCGGACGTCGACGCGGCCATGGCCGCGGCCGAGGAGGCGTTCCCGGCCTGGCGGGACCTGGTGCCCGCGGAGCGGCAGAAGGTTCTCCTCAAGATCGCCGACGCCTTCGAGGCGCGGGCGGAGGAGCTGATCGCTGCCGAGTCCGAGAACACCGGCAAGCCGATCGGGCTCACCCGCAGCGAAGAGATCCCGCCGATGGTGGACCAGATCCGCTTCTTCGCCGGTGCCGCCCGACTGCTGGAGGGCCGCTCCGCCGGCGAGTACATGGAGGGGCTGACCTCCATCGTCCGGCGTGAGCCGATCGGCGTCTGCGCGCAGGTCGCGCCGTGGAACTACCCGATGATGATGGCCGTGTGGAAGTTCGCCCCGGCGCTCGCCGCGGGCAACACGGTCGTCCTCAAGCCCTCGGACACCACCCCGGCCTCCACCGTCCTCATCGCCGAGATCATCGGCGGGGTGCTGGAGGAGCTCGGCCACCCCAAGGGCGTCTTCAACGTCATCTGCGGTGACCGCGAGACCGGTCGGCTGATGGTGGAGCACCCGGTGCCGGCCATGGCCTCGATCACCGGTTCCGTACGGGCCGGCATGCAGGTCGCCGAGTCCGCCTCCAAGGACCTCAAGCGCGTCCACCTGGAGCTGGGCGGCAAGGCGCCGGTCGTCGTCTTCGAGGACGCCGACATCGCCAAGGCCGTCGAGGACATCGCGGTCGCCGGTTACTTCAATGCGGGCCAGGACTGTACGGCCGCGACCCGGGTGCTCGTGCACGAGTCGATCCACGACGAGTTCGTGACCGCGCTGGCCAAGGCCGCCACGGACACCAGGACCGGAGCTCCGGACGACGAGGACGTGCTGTACGGCCCGCTCAACAACGCCAATCAGCTCAAGCAGGTGAGCGGCTTCATCGAGCGGCTGCCCGCGCACGCCAAGGTCGAGGCCGGTGGCCACCGGGTCGGCGAGAAGGGCTTCTTCTACGCCCCGACCGTCGTCTCCGGGCTCAAGCAGGACGACGAGATCGTCCAGCACGAGGTCTTCGGTCCGGTCATCACCGTGCAGCCCTTCACGGACGAGGCGCAGGCCGTCACGTACGCCAACGGGGTCGAGTTCGCGCTGGCCTCGTCGGTGTGGACCAAGGACCACGGGCGTGCCATGCGGATGTCCAAGAAGCTCGACTTCGGCTGCGTGTGGATCAACACCCACATCCCGCTGGTCGCCGAGATGCCGCACGGCGGCTTCAAGAAGTCCGGCTACGGCAAGGACCTCTCCGCCTACGGCTTCGAGGACTACACCCGCGTCAAGCACGTGATGACCTCGCTCGACTGA
- a CDS encoding DUF4190 domain-containing protein, translating to MSDKDAQPEQRDTDPWAPPEHRVPLEKPGTRPAWEPPTDAAAPAPAPSPQPTQAAMPAAAPAPAPAGPTPGRVPPVPLAPTGPGTPSAYPGGSPYGQAPYAPPGYPQPPARPYGQQQPPYGQPPYGQPPYGQAGYGYPPAAAYGQGWQAPPMAPNNGLGVAALVLGIIGTVLCWTLVFSFICGVLAIVFGAIGRGKARTGEANNAGQALAGLILGGAALVATALMVVVYINIDEQEDTRYAPDDPDATYGAYMPAPPGPAPLVFPAAASR from the coding sequence ATGTCCGACAAGGACGCGCAGCCGGAGCAGCGGGACACAGACCCCTGGGCTCCGCCGGAGCACCGCGTGCCGCTGGAGAAGCCCGGCACCCGGCCCGCCTGGGAGCCGCCGACGGACGCCGCCGCGCCCGCCCCGGCCCCCTCGCCGCAGCCCACTCAGGCGGCCATGCCCGCCGCCGCGCCGGCCCCCGCTCCCGCCGGGCCGACGCCCGGCAGGGTGCCGCCCGTGCCGCTCGCGCCGACCGGCCCGGGGACGCCGAGTGCCTACCCGGGCGGCAGCCCGTACGGTCAGGCCCCCTACGCTCCGCCCGGCTACCCGCAGCCGCCCGCGCGGCCCTACGGGCAGCAGCAGCCCCCTTACGGACAGCCGCCGTACGGCCAACCCCCGTACGGGCAGGCGGGCTACGGCTATCCGCCGGCCGCCGCCTACGGGCAGGGCTGGCAGGCGCCCCCGATGGCACCCAACAACGGCCTCGGTGTCGCCGCGCTCGTGCTCGGCATCATCGGCACGGTCCTGTGCTGGACGCTGGTGTTCAGCTTCATATGCGGGGTGCTCGCGATCGTCTTCGGCGCGATAGGCCGCGGCAAGGCGCGCACCGGAGAGGCGAACAACGCCGGTCAGGCCCTCGCGGGGCTGATTCTCGGCGGCGCGGCGCTCGTCGCCACCGCCTTGATGGTCGTCGTCTACATCAACATCGACGAGCAGGAAGACACCCGCTACGCCCCCGACGACCCCGACGCGACCTACGGCGCCTATATGCCGGCGCCGCCCGGGCCCGCCCCGCTCGTGTTCCCGGCGGCCGCCAGCCGCTGA
- a CDS encoding DUF4190 domain-containing protein, which produces MSGYQQNPYSGPQPPPAPQGHGYPVAPPVQPYGQPGGHPGYAMATQPRNGLGTAGMVCGIVGAVCGLTFVLWFFALVLGVLGIVFGGIGRSRVTQGEADNRGAATAGIVLGITALVLPFLWFALAMTLLRDLGPLPD; this is translated from the coding sequence ATGTCCGGTTACCAGCAGAACCCCTATTCCGGGCCCCAACCGCCGCCCGCGCCCCAAGGTCACGGCTACCCGGTGGCGCCCCCGGTCCAGCCCTACGGGCAGCCGGGTGGCCACCCCGGATATGCGATGGCGACGCAACCGCGCAACGGGCTGGGCACCGCGGGCATGGTGTGCGGCATCGTCGGCGCGGTGTGCGGCCTGACCTTCGTCCTGTGGTTCTTCGCTCTCGTCCTCGGCGTCCTGGGGATCGTCTTCGGCGGTATCGGCCGGTCCCGGGTGACGCAGGGGGAGGCGGACAACCGCGGTGCCGCGACCGCCGGCATCGTCCTCGGCATCACCGCCCTGGTGCTCCCGTTCCTGTGGTTCGCCCTGGCCATGACCCTCCTGCGCGACCTCGGCCCCCTGCCCGACTAG
- a CDS encoding polyamine ABC transporter substrate-binding protein, giving the protein MRVNAVKSLTRRSLLRTLGAGVGGAALAGCGVPAAYVGPGDRAATDRSGSDKRLVFANWPLYIDTDEEDAEVRPTLAEFEKASGVSVKYTEEINDNDEFFGKVSPALMNHQDTGRDLVVVSDWMCARYVHLGWVQEMDRSRQPNVTRHLDPLLRKPPFDPGRKHAVPWQSGITGIAYNRKKLGREIRHTSELWKDDLRGRVTLLAGLDEAFCLLMQGNGADVTRWTADDFHTMTDQLRRLVRKRHIRRFTGNDYIKDLSSGDVLACQAYSGDVIQLQADNPDIEFVVPEEGAELWAESLMIPNLARHKRNAEQLVDYYYRPDVAARLAAAVNYVCPVPAAREVLASSKDKELAELAGNPLVFPSDDMRKRLATARDMTSKERPGFAKEWNEIVGL; this is encoded by the coding sequence ATGCGAGTGAACGCCGTGAAGTCCCTGACCCGCCGGTCCCTGCTGCGCACTCTGGGCGCCGGCGTCGGGGGCGCCGCTCTCGCCGGCTGCGGGGTGCCGGCCGCGTATGTGGGACCGGGGGACCGGGCCGCGACGGATCGCTCCGGCAGCGACAAGCGTCTCGTCTTCGCCAACTGGCCGCTCTACATCGACACCGACGAGGAGGACGCGGAGGTCCGGCCGACGCTGGCGGAGTTCGAGAAGGCCAGCGGTGTGTCCGTGAAGTACACCGAGGAGATCAACGACAACGACGAGTTCTTCGGGAAGGTCAGCCCGGCCCTGATGAACCATCAGGACACCGGCCGGGACCTCGTCGTGGTCAGCGACTGGATGTGTGCGCGCTACGTCCACCTGGGATGGGTGCAGGAGATGGACCGCTCCCGGCAGCCGAACGTCACCCGGCACCTCGACCCCCTGCTGCGCAAGCCCCCCTTTGACCCGGGGCGCAAGCACGCCGTCCCCTGGCAGTCCGGCATCACCGGCATCGCCTACAACCGCAAGAAGCTCGGCCGCGAGATCCGGCACACCTCCGAGCTGTGGAAGGACGACCTGCGCGGCCGGGTCACCCTGCTGGCCGGGCTGGACGAGGCGTTCTGTCTGCTCATGCAGGGCAACGGCGCCGATGTCACCCGCTGGACCGCCGACGACTTCCACACCATGACCGATCAGCTGCGCCGTCTCGTCCGCAAGCGCCACATCCGCCGCTTCACCGGCAACGACTACATCAAGGACCTCTCCTCCGGCGATGTCCTGGCCTGCCAGGCGTATTCCGGTGACGTCATCCAGCTCCAGGCCGACAACCCCGACATCGAGTTCGTCGTCCCGGAGGAGGGTGCGGAGCTGTGGGCCGAGAGCCTGATGATCCCCAACCTCGCCCGCCACAAGCGCAACGCGGAACAGCTCGTCGACTACTACTACCGGCCCGACGTCGCCGCGCGGCTGGCCGCCGCGGTCAACTACGTCTGCCCCGTGCCGGCCGCGCGTGAGGTCCTCGCCTCCTCGAAGGACAAGGAGCTCGCGGAGCTGGCCGGGAACCCCCTCGTCTTCCCCAGCGACGACATGCGCAAGCGCCTGGCCACCGCCCGCGACATGACCTCCAAGGAGCGCCCCGGCTTCGCCAAGGAGTGGAACGAGATCGTCGGCCTGTGA
- a CDS encoding adenosine deaminase, translated as MSVLDSFIAGLPKAELHVHHVGSASPRIVAELAARHPDSPVPTDPEALADFFTFRDFAHFIEVYLSVVDLIRDAEDVRLLTYEVARDMARQNIRYAELTVTPYSSTRRGIPDEAFVEAIEDARKSAEAELGVVLRWCFDIPGEAGLAAAEETARIACDLKPEGLVSFGLGGPEIGVPRPQFKPYFDRAIAAGLHSVPHAGETTGPQTIWDALVDLRAERIGHGTSATQDPKLLAHLAERRIPLEVCPTSNLATRAVADLDAHPIKEMVAAGVLVTINSDDPPMFGTDLNTEYAVAARLLDLDATGVAALAKNAVEASFMDTAGKAALAKEIDAYTALSRG; from the coding sequence ATGTCCGTACTCGACTCGTTCATCGCCGGGCTTCCGAAGGCCGAGCTGCATGTCCACCATGTCGGCTCCGCGTCCCCGCGCATCGTCGCCGAGCTGGCGGCCCGCCACCCGGACTCGCCGGTGCCGACGGACCCCGAGGCCCTCGCGGACTTCTTCACCTTCCGCGACTTCGCGCATTTCATCGAGGTCTACCTGTCCGTGGTCGATCTGATCCGCGACGCGGAGGACGTACGTCTGCTGACGTACGAGGTCGCCCGTGACATGGCCCGGCAGAACATCCGCTACGCCGAACTCACCGTCACCCCCTACAGCTCGACCCGGCGCGGCATCCCGGACGAGGCGTTCGTGGAGGCGATCGAGGACGCCCGGAAGTCCGCGGAGGCGGAGCTGGGTGTGGTGCTGCGCTGGTGCTTCGACATTCCGGGCGAGGCCGGGCTGGCCGCCGCCGAGGAGACGGCCCGGATCGCCTGTGACCTGAAGCCGGAGGGCCTGGTCTCCTTCGGGCTCGGCGGCCCGGAGATCGGTGTCCCCCGGCCGCAGTTCAAGCCCTACTTCGACCGGGCCATCGCCGCCGGGCTGCACAGCGTCCCGCACGCGGGGGAGACGACGGGGCCGCAGACCATTTGGGACGCCCTCGTCGATCTGCGCGCCGAGCGCATCGGACACGGCACGAGCGCCACCCAGGACCCGAAGCTGCTGGCCCATCTCGCGGAGCGGCGCATCCCGCTGGAGGTCTGCCCGACCTCGAACCTGGCCACCCGCGCGGTGGCCGATCTGGACGCCCACCCCATCAAGGAGATGGTCGCGGCGGGCGTGCTGGTCACGATCAACAGCGACGACCCGCCCATGTTCGGCACCGACCTCAACACGGAGTACGCGGTCGCCGCCCGGCTGCTGGACCTCGACGCGACCGGTGTCGCGGCCCTCGCGAAGAACGCCGTCGAGGCGTCCTTCATGGACACCGCGGGCAAGGCGGCGCTGGCCAAGGAGATCGACGCCTACACCGCGCTCTCGCGCGGCTGA
- a CDS encoding MFS transporter, with protein MPSESSRTRRPGPVVTVLVVLLGFLTLSMSMSGTTVAIPRIGEDLHASGAALQWVVTGYFLTASSFMLVSGSLADLFGRRRIFTTGAAVYTAGALGSAVASDIALLDVARTLSGVGAAGVMAGGGALLASTFQGAARTRAFAAMGTVGGVGLAIGPTLSGWLVGGLGWRVTFGLFAGIGLVILAGSAFVAESRADHRPKVDRPGVATFISGLALLMFGITQGAQAGWGSWRVLGPVAAGLALLVAFVGVERRSDHPVLDLTLLRDRRFLGWCLAALTVPVGSAGVLVFLPTYLQGVNGVSARDAGLTMLMLTAPVLFLPALGGRLVNRGIPARRLAGLALLLLAGGNAWLTVLHPGIAPLALLGPLLCLGVGNGLVLGIIDAQAMSLVEPARVGMAAGFLNTVKGGGNALVLAVIGAVLTSLVQARTGSAELAGRIAAGDLSGPGRELHAAQFTDAWHLVLWSAAALCALSALTVHTLLVRPARPGRVPGTEGVSRTGRTLSAKI; from the coding sequence ATGCCTTCGGAGTCCTCGCGGACCCGGCGGCCCGGCCCCGTCGTGACGGTGCTCGTGGTCCTGCTGGGTTTCCTCACGCTGTCCATGTCCATGTCCGGTACCACCGTCGCCATCCCGCGCATCGGCGAGGATCTGCACGCCTCCGGGGCGGCCCTGCAATGGGTGGTGACCGGCTACTTCCTGACCGCCTCCTCCTTCATGCTCGTCTCCGGCTCGCTCGCCGACCTCTTCGGGCGGCGCCGGATATTCACCACCGGTGCCGCGGTCTACACCGCCGGGGCCCTGGGCAGCGCGGTCGCGAGCGACATCGCCCTACTGGATGTCGCCCGCACGCTCTCCGGCGTCGGCGCGGCGGGCGTCATGGCAGGCGGTGGCGCGCTGCTGGCGAGCACCTTCCAGGGCGCCGCGAGAACGCGGGCGTTCGCCGCGATGGGCACCGTGGGCGGAGTCGGCCTCGCCATCGGTCCGACGCTGTCGGGCTGGCTGGTCGGCGGGCTCGGCTGGCGCGTCACCTTCGGCCTCTTCGCCGGGATCGGCCTGGTCATCCTCGCGGGCTCCGCCTTCGTGGCCGAGTCCCGGGCCGACCACCGGCCGAAGGTCGACCGGCCCGGCGTGGCGACGTTCATCAGCGGCCTCGCCCTGCTGATGTTCGGCATCACCCAGGGCGCGCAGGCCGGCTGGGGGAGCTGGCGGGTCCTCGGCCCGGTCGCCGCGGGCCTCGCGCTGCTGGTGGCGTTCGTGGGCGTGGAGCGGCGCAGCGACCACCCGGTCCTCGATCTGACGCTGCTCCGCGACCGCCGCTTCCTGGGGTGGTGCCTGGCGGCCCTGACCGTTCCCGTCGGCTCCGCCGGTGTCCTGGTCTTCCTGCCGACCTACCTCCAGGGGGTGAACGGCGTCTCCGCCCGCGACGCGGGGCTGACCATGCTGATGCTGACCGCGCCCGTCCTCTTCCTGCCCGCGCTCGGCGGACGGCTGGTCAACCGCGGCATACCCGCCCGCCGTCTCGCCGGCCTCGCCCTGCTGCTGCTCGCCGGCGGAAACGCCTGGCTGACCGTGCTGCACCCTGGCATAGCCCCCCTCGCGCTGCTCGGCCCGCTGCTGTGCCTGGGCGTCGGCAACGGCCTCGTCCTCGGTATCATCGACGCCCAGGCGATGAGCCTGGTGGAGCCGGCCCGGGTCGGCATGGCCGCGGGGTTCCTCAACACCGTCAAGGGCGGGGGCAACGCACTCGTCCTGGCCGTGATCGGCGCGGTGCTGACCAGCCTCGTCCAGGCCCGTACGGGCTCGGCCGAGCTGGCCGGGCGGATCGCGGCGGGCGACCTCTCGGGCCCCGGGCGGGAACTGCACGCCGCGCAGTTCACCGACGCCTGGCATCTCGTACTCTGGTCGGCTGCCGCCCTGTGCGCGCTGAGCGCGCTCACCGTCCACACGCTGCTCGTCCGGCCCGCCCGGCCCGGCAGGGTGCCGGGGACCGAGGGCGTCTCCCGGACAGGCCGTACCTTGTCCGCCAAGATCTGA